Proteins from a single region of Streptomyces sp. Tu 3180:
- the dnaA gene encoding chromosomal replication initiator protein DnaA, with product MADVPADLAAVWPRVLEQLLGEGRGQGVESKDEHWIRRCQPLALVADTALLAVPNEFAKGVLEGRLAPIVSETLSRECGRPIRIAITVDDTVGEPPAPPAPRPQPRYEEPELPAVRQDRPERQDRAEREPYEGREPYEGYDGYGRRRADQQPGPSGDQLPTARPAYPSEYQRPEPGSWPRPAQDEYGWQQQRLGFPERDPYASPSQDAYGPQDSYGGSPAQDYRPQPLERPSYDQQRPDYDTPRGDYDTSRGDYDAPRKDYERGDYDQRDAVRRELPEPPSGAGRVHRGGPVGPNLPTTGAPGPLAAQPAPATGPGEPTARLNPKYLFDTFVIGASNRFAHAAAVAVAEAPAKAYNPLFIYGESGLGKTHLLHAIGHYARSLYPGTRVRYVSSEEFTNEFINSIRDGKGDSFRKRYREMDILLVDDIQFLADKESTQEEFFHTFNTLHNANKQIVLSSDRPPKQLVTLEDRLRNRFEWGLITDVQPPELETRIAILRKKAVQEQLNAPPEVLEFIASRISRNIRELEGALIRVTAFASLNRQPVDLGLTEIVLKDLMPGGDDSAPEITSTAIMSATADYFGLTVEDLCGTSRGRALVTARQIAMYLCRELTDLSLPKIGALFGGRDHTTVMHADRKIRNLMAERRSIYNQVTELTNRIKAG from the coding sequence GTGGCTGACGTACCTGCCGATCTTGCCGCAGTGTGGCCACGCGTACTGGAGCAGCTCCTCGGCGAAGGCCGCGGGCAGGGGGTCGAGAGCAAGGACGAGCACTGGATCCGGCGCTGCCAGCCGCTCGCGCTGGTCGCCGACACCGCCCTGCTCGCCGTTCCGAACGAATTCGCTAAGGGTGTGCTCGAGGGCCGCCTCGCGCCCATCGTCAGCGAGACCCTGAGCCGCGAGTGCGGTCGTCCGATCCGGATCGCGATCACCGTCGACGACACCGTCGGCGAACCCCCGGCCCCGCCGGCGCCCCGCCCGCAGCCGCGCTACGAGGAACCGGAACTCCCGGCCGTCCGCCAGGACCGCCCCGAGCGGCAGGACCGGGCGGAGCGCGAGCCGTACGAGGGCCGCGAGCCGTACGAGGGCTACGACGGCTACGGCCGCCGCCGTGCCGACCAGCAGCCGGGCCCCTCGGGCGACCAGCTCCCCACCGCCCGTCCCGCCTACCCCTCCGAGTACCAGCGCCCGGAGCCGGGCTCCTGGCCGCGGCCGGCGCAGGACGAGTACGGATGGCAGCAGCAGCGCCTCGGCTTCCCGGAGCGGGACCCGTACGCCTCACCGTCGCAGGACGCCTACGGCCCGCAGGACTCCTACGGCGGCTCCCCCGCGCAGGACTACCGCCCGCAGCCGCTGGAGCGCCCGTCCTACGACCAGCAGCGCCCCGACTACGACACGCCGCGCGGCGACTACGACACCTCACGCGGGGACTACGACGCCCCGCGCAAGGACTACGAGCGCGGCGACTACGACCAGCGCGACGCCGTGCGCCGCGAGCTGCCCGAACCGCCCTCCGGCGCCGGGCGCGTCCACCGCGGCGGCCCCGTCGGACCGAACCTGCCCACCACCGGTGCGCCCGGCCCGCTGGCCGCCCAGCCCGCGCCGGCCACCGGTCCCGGTGAGCCGACCGCGCGGCTGAACCCGAAGTACCTGTTCGACACGTTCGTCATCGGCGCGTCCAACCGCTTCGCCCACGCGGCCGCGGTCGCCGTCGCGGAAGCACCGGCGAAGGCGTACAACCCGCTGTTCATCTACGGGGAGTCCGGGCTCGGCAAGACGCACCTGCTGCACGCGATCGGGCACTACGCGCGGAGCCTGTACCCGGGGACGCGGGTGCGGTACGTGAGCTCGGAGGAGTTCACCAACGAGTTCATCAACTCCATCCGTGACGGCAAGGGCGACAGCTTCCGCAAGCGCTACCGCGAGATGGACATCCTGCTCGTCGACGACATCCAGTTCCTGGCGGACAAGGAGTCGACGCAGGAGGAGTTCTTCCACACCTTCAACACCCTCCACAACGCCAACAAGCAGATCGTGCTCTCCAGCGACCGGCCGCCCAAGCAGCTGGTGACGCTCGAGGACCGGCTGCGGAACCGTTTCGAGTGGGGCCTGATCACCGACGTCCAGCCGCCGGAGCTGGAGACGCGCATCGCGATCCTGCGCAAGAAGGCGGTGCAGGAGCAGCTGAACGCCCCGCCGGAGGTGCTGGAGTTCATCGCCTCCCGGATCTCGCGGAACATCCGCGAGCTGGAGGGCGCGCTGATCCGGGTGACGGCGTTCGCCTCGCTCAACCGGCAGCCGGTGGACCTCGGGCTGACCGAGATCGTCCTGAAGGACCTGATGCCCGGGGGCGACGACTCGGCCCCGGAGATCACCTCGACGGCGATCATGAGCGCGACCGCCGACTACTTCGGGCTCACGGTCGAGGACCTGTGCGGCACCTCCCGCGGACGCGCGCTGGTGACCGCCCGGCAGATCGCCATGTACCTGTGCCGGGAGCTGACCGACCTGTCCCTGCCGAAGATCGGCGCGCTGTTCGGCGGACGCGACCACACGACGGTGATGCACGCCGACCGGAAGATCCGCAACCTGATGGCCGAGCGGCGCTCCATCTACAACCAGGTCACTGAGCTCACCAACCGCATCAAGGCCGGCTGA
- the dnaN gene encoding DNA polymerase III subunit beta, producing the protein MKIRVERDVLAEAVAWAARSLPARPPAPVLAGLLLKAEDGQLSLSSFDYEVSARVSVEAEVEEEGTVLVSGRLLADISRALPNRPVEISTDGVRATVVCGSSRFTLHTLPVEEYPALPQMPNATGTVPGEVFASAVQQVAIAAGRDDTLPVLTGVRIEIEGDTVTLASTDRYRFAVREFLWKPENPDASAVALVPAKTLLDTAKALTSGDQVILALSGSGAGEGLIGFEGAGRRTTTRLLEGDLPKYRTLFPTEFNSIAVIETAPFVEAVKRVALVAERNTPVRLSFEQGVLILEAGSSDDAQAVERVDAQLEGDDISIAFNPTFLLDGLSAIDSPVAQLSFTTSTKPALLSGRPAVDAEADEAYKYLIMPVRLSG; encoded by the coding sequence GTGAAGATCCGGGTGGAACGCGACGTACTCGCGGAGGCAGTGGCCTGGGCGGCGCGCAGCCTCCCGGCCCGTCCGCCGGCCCCTGTCCTCGCCGGCCTGCTGCTGAAGGCCGAGGACGGCCAGCTGAGCCTGTCCAGCTTCGACTACGAGGTCTCCGCGCGGGTGTCGGTCGAGGCGGAGGTCGAGGAGGAGGGCACCGTCCTCGTCTCCGGCCGCCTGCTCGCCGACATCTCCCGCGCCCTCCCCAACCGGCCGGTGGAGATTTCCACAGACGGTGTACGGGCCACGGTGGTGTGCGGCTCCTCGCGGTTCACCCTGCACACCCTGCCTGTGGAGGAGTACCCGGCCCTGCCGCAGATGCCGAACGCGACGGGCACGGTCCCCGGCGAGGTCTTCGCCTCCGCCGTGCAGCAGGTCGCCATCGCGGCCGGCCGCGACGACACGCTGCCCGTCCTCACCGGTGTGCGCATCGAGATCGAGGGCGACACCGTGACGCTGGCCTCCACCGACCGCTACCGCTTCGCGGTCCGCGAGTTCCTGTGGAAGCCGGAGAACCCGGACGCCTCCGCGGTCGCCCTGGTGCCCGCCAAGACGCTCCTGGACACCGCCAAGGCGCTGACCAGCGGCGACCAGGTGATCCTGGCGCTGTCCGGTTCGGGCGCGGGCGAGGGCCTGATCGGTTTCGAGGGCGCCGGCCGCCGTACCACCACGCGGCTGCTGGAGGGCGACCTCCCGAAGTACCGCACGCTGTTCCCGACCGAGTTCAACAGCATCGCCGTGATCGAGACCGCCCCCTTCGTGGAGGCCGTCAAGCGCGTGGCCCTGGTCGCCGAGCGCAACACCCCGGTGCGGCTGAGCTTCGAGCAGGGCGTGCTCATCCTGGAGGCCGGTTCCAGCGACGACGCACAGGCTGTGGAAAGGGTCGACGCCCAGCTGGAGGGCGACGACATCTCGATCGCCTTCAACCCGACCTTCCTGCTGGACGGCCTGAGCGCCATCGACTCCCCGGTGGCCCAGCTGTCGTTCACCACGTCCACCAAGCCCGCGCTGCTCAGCGGCCGGCCGGCGGTGGACGCGGAGGCGGACGAGGCCTACAAGTACCTGATCATGCCGGTGCGGCTCAGCGGCTGA
- the gnd gene encoding phosphogluconate dehydrogenase (NAD(+)-dependent, decarboxylating), which translates to MELGLVGLGKMGGNMRERIRRAGHTVFGYDRNPDLADVHSLEELVGKLKGPRVVWVMVPAGEPTQSTVDALAELLEPGDVVVDGGNSRWTDDEKHAEELAAKGIGFVDCGVSGGVWGLENGYALMYGGDKENVAKVQPIFDALKPEGDFGSVHAGKVGAGHFAKMVHNGIEYAMMQAYAEGWELLEKVDSVTDVREVFRSWQEGTVIRSWLLDLAVNALDEDEHLDGLRGYAQDSGEGRWTVEAAIDNAVPLPAITASLFARFASRQEDSPQMKMIAALRNQFGGHAVEKK; encoded by the coding sequence ATGGAGCTCGGTCTCGTCGGCCTCGGCAAGATGGGCGGCAACATGCGCGAGCGGATACGCCGCGCGGGCCACACCGTCTTCGGATACGACCGCAACCCGGACCTCGCCGATGTCCACAGCCTGGAAGAGCTTGTGGGCAAGCTCAAGGGCCCGCGTGTGGTGTGGGTGATGGTCCCGGCCGGCGAGCCCACCCAGTCCACCGTCGACGCGCTCGCCGAGCTGCTCGAGCCCGGCGACGTCGTCGTGGACGGCGGCAACTCCCGCTGGACGGACGACGAGAAGCACGCCGAGGAGCTGGCGGCCAAGGGCATCGGCTTCGTCGACTGCGGCGTCTCCGGCGGCGTCTGGGGGCTGGAGAACGGCTACGCGCTGATGTACGGCGGCGACAAGGAGAACGTCGCCAAGGTCCAGCCGATCTTCGACGCCCTCAAGCCCGAGGGCGACTTCGGCTCGGTGCACGCCGGCAAGGTCGGCGCGGGCCACTTCGCGAAGATGGTCCACAACGGCATCGAGTACGCCATGATGCAGGCCTACGCCGAGGGCTGGGAGCTGCTGGAGAAGGTCGACTCGGTCACCGACGTCCGCGAGGTGTTCCGCTCCTGGCAGGAGGGCACCGTCATCCGCTCCTGGCTGCTCGACCTCGCGGTGAACGCCCTCGACGAGGACGAGCACCTGGACGGGCTCCGGGGTTATGCACAGGACTCCGGTGAGGGACGCTGGACGGTGGAGGCCGCCATCGACAACGCGGTCCCGCTGCCGGCGATCACCGCCTCGCTGTTCGCGCGGTTCGCCTCCCGTCAGGAGGACTCGCCGCAGATGAAGATGATCGCGGCGCTGCGCAACCAGTTCGGCGGCCACGCGGTCGAGAAGAAGTAA
- the recF gene encoding DNA replication/repair protein RecF — MHVTHLSLADFRSYPRVEVPLDPGVTAFVGPNGQGKTNLVEAVGYLATLGSHRVSSDAPLVRMGADRAIIRAQVRQGERQQLIELELNPGRANRARINRSSQVRPRDVLGIVRTVLFAPEDLALVKGDPGERRRFLDELITARSPRMAGVRSDYDRVLKQRNTLLKSAALARRHGGRTLDLSTLDVWDQHLARAGAELLAQRLDLITAIQPMADKAYEQLAPGGGPVLLEYRPSAPGEAHTREDLFEQLMAALAEARKQEIERGVTLVGPHRDDLLLRLGRLPAKGYASHGESWSYALALRLASYDLLRAEGNEPVLVLDDVFAELDARRRERLAELVAPGEQVLVTAAVDDDVPHVLSGARFAVAEGTVERV, encoded by the coding sequence ATGCACGTCACGCATCTGTCGCTGGCCGACTTCCGCTCCTATCCCCGGGTCGAGGTCCCGCTCGACCCGGGGGTGACGGCCTTCGTCGGGCCCAACGGGCAGGGCAAGACCAACCTCGTCGAGGCGGTCGGCTATCTCGCCACCCTGGGCAGCCACCGCGTCTCCTCCGACGCCCCGCTGGTCCGCATGGGCGCCGACCGCGCGATCATCCGCGCCCAGGTCCGCCAGGGCGAGCGGCAGCAGCTGATCGAGCTGGAGCTGAACCCGGGCCGCGCCAACCGCGCCCGTATCAACAGATCGTCGCAGGTCAGGCCCCGTGACGTGCTCGGCATCGTCCGGACGGTCCTCTTCGCCCCCGAGGACCTCGCCCTGGTCAAGGGCGACCCCGGTGAGCGGCGCCGCTTCCTGGACGAGCTGATCACCGCGCGTTCCCCGCGCATGGCCGGCGTCCGCTCCGACTACGACCGGGTGCTCAAGCAGCGCAACACCCTGCTGAAGTCGGCCGCGCTGGCCCGCCGGCACGGCGGCCGCACCCTGGACCTGTCCACCCTCGACGTGTGGGACCAGCACCTCGCGCGCGCGGGCGCCGAGCTCCTGGCCCAGCGGCTGGACCTGATCACCGCGATCCAGCCGATGGCCGACAAGGCGTACGAGCAGCTCGCCCCCGGCGGCGGACCGGTCCTGCTGGAGTACAGGCCCTCCGCACCCGGTGAGGCCCACACGCGCGAGGACCTGTTCGAGCAGTTGATGGCCGCCCTCGCCGAGGCCCGCAAGCAGGAGATCGAGCGGGGCGTCACCCTGGTCGGCCCGCACCGCGACGACCTGCTGCTCAGGCTGGGCCGGCTGCCCGCCAAGGGCTACGCCTCCCACGGGGAGTCCTGGTCCTACGCGCTGGCGCTGCGCCTGGCCTCCTACGACCTGCTGCGGGCCGAGGGCAACGAGCCGGTGCTGGTGCTCGACGACGTCTTCGCTGAGCTGGACGCGCGCCGCCGGGAGCGCCTGGCCGAGCTGGTCGCGCCCGGTGAGCAGGTCCTGGTGACCGCGGCCGTCGACGACGACGTGCCCCATGTGCTGTCGGGGGCGCGGTTCGCGGTGGCGGAGGGGACGGTGGAGCGCGTATGA
- a CDS encoding DciA family protein, translated as MSESGTPGRAAGDGPGRPPEPSGVDLARVALRAAREAARARGDVARQKKQARHGGLRSGARADRRDPMALGAAINRLLSERGWEAPAAVGGVMGRWPEIVGEDVAKHCEPERYDEDERVLSVRCDSTAWATNLRLLAPTLVARLNEDLGHGTVRLIKVNGPGGPARRYGPLRAPGSTGPGDTYG; from the coding sequence ATGAGCGAATCCGGCACGCCCGGCCGCGCAGCCGGGGACGGGCCCGGAAGGCCCCCCGAGCCGTCCGGCGTCGACCTCGCGCGCGTGGCGCTGCGGGCGGCCAGGGAGGCGGCCCGCGCGCGGGGGGACGTGGCTCGGCAGAAGAAGCAGGCCCGGCACGGCGGCCTGCGCTCCGGGGCGCGCGCCGACCGGCGCGACCCCATGGCGCTCGGCGCGGCGATCAACCGCCTGCTGTCCGAGCGCGGCTGGGAGGCCCCGGCCGCGGTGGGCGGGGTGATGGGGCGCTGGCCCGAGATCGTCGGCGAGGACGTGGCCAAGCACTGCGAGCCGGAGCGGTACGACGAGGACGAGCGGGTCCTGAGCGTGCGCTGTGACTCCACGGCCTGGGCGACGAACCTGCGGCTGCTCGCCCCGACCCTGGTGGCCCGCCTCAACGAGGACCTCGGACACGGCACCGTGAGGCTGATCAAGGTCAACGGTCCCGGTGGTCCCGCCCGCCGCTACGGCCCGCTGCGCGCCCCCGGAAGCACGGGTCCCGGGGACACCTACGGGTGA
- the gyrB gene encoding DNA topoisomerase (ATP-hydrolyzing) subunit B — protein MADSGNPNENIPSTETGVDNAASTSNGEGTASYDASAITVLEGLDAVRKRPGMYIGSTGERGLHHLVYEVVDNSVDEALAGHADTIDVTILADGGVRVVDNGRGIPVGIVPSEGKPAVEVVLTVLHAGGKFGGGGYAVSGGLHGVGVSVVNALSTKVSVEVKTDGHRWTQDYKMGVPTAPLAQHEATQETGTSVTFWADPDIFETTEYSFETLSRRFQEMAFLNKGLTIKLTDERESAKATAGADEAGADELAEEQKVKSVTYHYEGGIVDFVKYLNSRKGELVHPSVIDIEAEDKERLLSLEVAMQWNNGYSEGVYSFANTIHTHEGGTHEEGFRAALTALINKYAREKKLLREKDDNLTGDDIREGLTAIISVKLGEPQFEGQTKTKLGNTEAKTFVQKVVYEHLNDWLDRNPNEAADIVRKGIAAATARVAARKARDLTRRKGLLESASLPGKLSDCQSNDPTKCEIFIVEGDSAGGSAKSGRNPQYQAILPIRGKILNVEKARIDRILQNQEIQAMISAFGTGVHEDFDIEKLRYHKIILMADADVDGQHINTLLLTFLFRFMRPLVEAGHVYLSRPPLYKIKWGKDDFEYAYSDRERDALIEMGRQAGKRIREDSVQRFKGLGEMNAEELRVTTMDQEHRVLGQVTLDDAAQADDLFSVLMGEDVEARRAFIQRNAKDVRFLDI, from the coding sequence GTGGCCGATTCCGGCAACCCCAACGAGAACATCCCGTCCACCGAGACCGGCGTGGACAACGCGGCGAGTACCTCGAACGGCGAGGGCACCGCCTCGTACGACGCCAGTGCCATCACCGTCCTCGAGGGTCTGGACGCGGTCCGCAAGCGACCCGGTATGTACATCGGCTCGACCGGTGAGCGAGGACTGCACCACCTCGTCTACGAGGTCGTCGACAACTCCGTCGACGAGGCGCTGGCCGGTCACGCGGACACCATCGACGTGACGATCCTCGCCGACGGCGGGGTGCGCGTCGTCGACAACGGCCGTGGCATCCCGGTGGGCATCGTGCCCTCCGAGGGCAAGCCGGCCGTCGAGGTCGTGCTGACGGTGCTGCACGCGGGCGGCAAGTTCGGCGGCGGCGGCTACGCGGTCTCCGGCGGTCTGCACGGTGTCGGCGTCTCGGTCGTCAACGCCCTGTCGACCAAGGTGTCCGTCGAGGTGAAGACCGACGGCCACCGCTGGACGCAGGACTACAAGATGGGCGTGCCGACGGCCCCGCTCGCCCAGCACGAGGCGACGCAGGAGACGGGCACCTCGGTCACCTTCTGGGCCGATCCGGACATCTTCGAGACCACCGAGTACTCCTTCGAGACGCTCTCGCGGCGCTTCCAGGAGATGGCGTTCCTCAACAAGGGCCTGACGATCAAGCTCACCGACGAGCGCGAGTCGGCGAAGGCCACGGCGGGCGCCGACGAGGCGGGCGCGGACGAACTGGCCGAGGAGCAGAAGGTCAAGTCCGTCACGTACCACTACGAGGGCGGCATCGTCGACTTCGTGAAGTACCTCAACTCCCGCAAGGGAGAGCTGGTGCACCCCTCCGTGATCGACATCGAGGCCGAGGACAAGGAGCGGCTGCTGTCGCTCGAGGTCGCGATGCAGTGGAACAACGGGTACAGCGAGGGCGTGTACTCCTTCGCCAACACCATCCACACCCACGAGGGCGGTACGCACGAGGAGGGCTTCCGCGCGGCGCTCACCGCCCTGATCAACAAGTACGCGCGCGAGAAGAAGCTGCTGCGCGAGAAGGACGACAACCTCACGGGTGACGACATCCGCGAGGGCCTGACGGCGATCATCTCGGTCAAGCTGGGCGAGCCGCAGTTCGAGGGCCAGACCAAGACCAAGCTGGGCAACACCGAGGCGAAGACCTTCGTGCAGAAGGTCGTCTACGAGCACCTCAACGACTGGCTGGACCGCAACCCCAACGAGGCCGCGGACATCGTCCGCAAGGGCATCGCGGCGGCCACCGCGCGCGTGGCGGCCCGCAAGGCGCGCGACCTGACCCGCCGCAAGGGCCTGCTGGAGTCGGCGTCCCTGCCGGGCAAGCTGTCCGACTGCCAGTCGAACGACCCCACCAAGTGCGAGATCTTCATCGTCGAGGGCGACTCCGCCGGCGGCTCGGCCAAGTCCGGCCGCAACCCGCAGTACCAGGCGATCCTCCCGATCCGCGGCAAGATCCTCAACGTCGAGAAGGCGCGCATCGACCGGATCCTGCAGAACCAGGAGATCCAGGCGATGATCTCCGCGTTCGGCACGGGCGTGCACGAGGACTTCGACATCGAGAAGCTCCGCTACCACAAGATCATCCTGATGGCGGACGCCGACGTCGACGGCCAGCACATCAACACCCTGCTGCTGACGTTCCTGTTCCGCTTCATGCGGCCGCTGGTCGAGGCCGGGCACGTGTACCTCTCCCGCCCGCCGCTCTACAAGATCAAGTGGGGCAAGGACGACTTCGAGTACGCGTACTCCGACCGCGAGCGCGACGCGCTGATCGAGATGGGCCGCCAGGCCGGCAAGCGCATCCGCGAGGACTCCGTCCAGCGCTTCAAGGGCCTCGGCGAGATGAACGCCGAGGAACTGCGCGTCACCACGATGGACCAGGAGCACCGCGTCCTCGGCCAGGTCACCCTGGACGACGCCGCCCAGGCCGACGACCTGTTCTCGGTCCTGATGGGCGAGGACGTCGAGGCCCGCCGCGCGTTCATCCAGCGCAACGCCAAGGACGTCCGCTTCCTCGACATCTGA
- the gyrA gene encoding DNA gyrase subunit A — MTDENTPVTSEEDGLVLRVEPVGLETEMQRSYLDYAMSVIVSRALPDVRDGLKPVHRRVLYAMYDGGYRPERGFYKCARVVGDVMGNYHPHGDSSIYDALVRLAQPWSMRMPLVDSNGNFGSPGNDPAAAMRYTECKMAPLSMEMVRDIDEETVDFTDNYDGRSQEPTVLPSRFPNLLINGSAGIAVGMATNIPPHNLREVAAGAQWYLENPEASHEDLLDALIERIKGPDFPTGALVVGRKGIEEAYRTGRGSITMRAVVEVEEIQNRQCLVVTELPYQVNPDNLAQKIADLVKDGKIGGIADVRDETSSRTGQRLVIVLKRDAVAKVVLNNLYKHTDLQTNFGANMLALVDGVPRTLSLDAFIRHWVTHQIEVIVRRTRFRLRKAEERAHILRGLLKALDAIDEVIALIRRSETVEIARGGLRDLLEIDDIQANAILEMQLRRLAALERQKIVQEHDELQAKINEYNEILASPVRQRGIVSEELAAIVEKYGEDRKTKLIPYEGDMSIEDLIAEEDIVVTVTRGGYIKRTKTDDYRAQKRGGKGVRGTKLKEDDIVDHFFVSTTHHWLLFFTNKGRVYRVKAYELPDAGRDARGQHVANLLAFQPDEAIAQILAIRDYEAAPHLVLATKAGLVKKTPLKDYDSPRSGGVIAINLREQEDGSDDELIGAELVSSDDDLLLISKKAQSIRFTATDDTLRPMGRATSGVKGMSFREGDELLSMNVVRPGTFVFTATDGGYAKRTAVDEYRVQGRGGLGIKAAKIVEDRGSLVGALVVEETDEILAITLSGGVIRTRVNEIRETGRDTMGVQLINLGKRDAVVGIARNAEAGREAEEVDGDVVVDESDEGAATVGTDEGEAPSAE, encoded by the coding sequence ATGACCGACGAGAACACTCCCGTCACGTCCGAAGAGGACGGCCTCGTCCTGCGCGTCGAGCCCGTCGGGCTCGAGACGGAGATGCAGCGCTCCTACCTCGACTACGCGATGTCCGTCATCGTCTCGCGTGCGCTGCCGGACGTCCGTGACGGCCTCAAGCCCGTCCACCGCCGCGTGCTGTACGCCATGTACGACGGCGGCTACCGCCCCGAGCGCGGCTTCTACAAGTGCGCCCGCGTCGTCGGCGACGTCATGGGCAACTACCACCCGCACGGCGACTCCTCGATCTACGACGCGCTGGTCCGCCTGGCGCAGCCGTGGTCGATGCGGATGCCGCTGGTGGACTCCAACGGCAACTTCGGCTCGCCGGGCAACGACCCGGCGGCGGCCATGCGCTACACCGAGTGCAAGATGGCGCCGCTGTCGATGGAGATGGTCCGCGACATCGACGAGGAGACCGTCGACTTCACGGACAACTACGACGGCCGCTCCCAGGAGCCGACCGTCCTGCCGTCCCGGTTCCCGAACCTGCTGATCAACGGCTCGGCCGGTATCGCGGTCGGCATGGCGACCAACATCCCGCCGCACAACCTGCGCGAGGTCGCGGCCGGCGCCCAGTGGTACCTGGAGAACCCCGAGGCGTCCCACGAGGACCTGCTCGACGCGCTGATCGAGCGCATCAAGGGCCCCGACTTCCCGACCGGCGCGCTCGTCGTGGGCCGCAAGGGCATCGAGGAGGCGTACCGCACCGGCCGCGGCTCGATCACCATGCGCGCGGTGGTCGAGGTCGAGGAGATCCAGAACCGCCAGTGCCTGGTGGTCACGGAGCTGCCCTACCAGGTCAACCCCGACAACCTCGCGCAGAAGATCGCCGACCTGGTGAAGGACGGCAAGATCGGCGGCATCGCGGACGTCCGCGACGAGACCTCCTCGCGCACCGGCCAGCGCCTGGTCATCGTGCTCAAGCGGGACGCGGTCGCCAAGGTCGTCCTGAACAACCTCTACAAGCACACCGACCTGCAGACCAACTTCGGCGCCAACATGCTGGCGCTGGTCGACGGCGTGCCGCGCACCCTCTCCCTGGACGCGTTCATCCGCCACTGGGTGACGCACCAGATCGAGGTCATCGTCCGCCGTACGCGCTTCAGGCTGCGCAAGGCCGAGGAGCGGGCGCACATCCTGCGCGGCCTGCTGAAGGCCCTGGACGCCATCGACGAGGTCATCGCGCTGATCCGGCGCAGTGAGACCGTCGAGATCGCGCGCGGGGGCCTGAGGGACCTCCTGGAGATCGACGACATCCAGGCCAACGCGATCCTGGAGATGCAGCTGCGCCGCCTGGCCGCCCTGGAGCGCCAGAAGATCGTCCAGGAGCACGACGAACTCCAGGCGAAGATCAACGAGTACAACGAGATCCTCGCCTCCCCGGTCCGCCAGCGCGGCATCGTCAGCGAGGAGCTGGCGGCGATCGTCGAGAAGTACGGCGAGGACCGCAAGACCAAGCTGATCCCCTACGAGGGCGACATGTCCATCGAGGACCTGATCGCCGAGGAGGACATCGTCGTCACGGTCACGCGCGGCGGCTACATCAAGCGCACCAAGACCGACGACTACCGGGCCCAGAAGCGCGGCGGCAAGGGCGTGCGCGGCACGAAGCTGAAGGAAGACGACATCGTCGACCACTTCTTCGTCTCCACCACGCACCACTGGCTGCTGTTCTTCACCAACAAGGGCCGCGTGTACCGCGTGAAGGCGTACGAGCTCCCCGACGCCGGGCGGGACGCGCGCGGGCAGCACGTGGCGAACCTGCTGGCCTTCCAGCCGGACGAGGCGATCGCGCAGATCCTGGCGATCCGCGACTACGAGGCGGCCCCGCACCTGGTGCTGGCGACCAAGGCCGGCCTGGTGAAGAAGACGCCGCTGAAGGACTACGACTCCCCGCGCTCGGGCGGTGTGATCGCGATCAACCTGCGCGAGCAGGAGGACGGTTCCGACGACGAGCTGATCGGAGCCGAACTCGTCTCGTCCGACGACGACCTGCTGCTGATCAGCAAGAAGGCGCAGTCGATCAGGTTCACCGCCACGGACGACACACTGCGTCCCATGGGCCGCGCGACCTCGGGCGTCAAGGGCATGAGTTTCCGCGAGGGCGACGAGCTGCTCTCGATGAATGTTGTCCGACCCGGTACGTTCGTGTTCACTGCCACAGACGGCGGGTACGCGAAGCGGACCGCCGTCGACGAGTACCGCGTCCAGGGGCGCGGCGGTCTCGGCATCAAGGCCGCCAAGATCGTCGAGGACCGTGGATCCCTCGTCGGCGCGCTGGTGGTCGAGGAGACCGACGAGATCCTCGCCATCACGCTGTCGGGCGGCGTGATTCGTACGCGAGTCAACGAGATCAGGGAAACCGGCCGTGACACCATGGGCGTCCAACTGATCAATCTGGGCAAGCGCGATGCCGTGGTCGGCATCGCCCGTAACGCCGAGGCGGGACGCGAGGCGGAGGAAGTCGACGGCGACGTGGTCGTGGACGAGTCCGACGAGGGGGCCGCGACCGTCGGCACGGACGAGGGTGAGGCGCCCTCGGCCGAGTAG